The following are encoded together in the Parabacteroides chongii genome:
- a CDS encoding Crp/Fnr family transcriptional regulator, whose translation MDKFIEQQRAVYPMSDEAIRLLVDEMEEVAFSKGELSTREGDRDPFVRFVKEGLVRAYVELDTKDITLWFASDSEMINFVYRDISVYNVEMVEDTVLFRIPATKLDKLFEQSHDIAIWGLKLLDYYLREYENYFINDSWSDAREQYESLMHSRPDLFQRVPLKHIASYLQITPQSLSRIRSSSK comes from the coding sequence ATGGATAAATTCATAGAACAACAGCGGGCGGTTTATCCCATGTCCGACGAAGCGATCCGGTTGCTGGTCGACGAGATGGAGGAGGTGGCTTTCTCGAAAGGAGAACTTTCGACGAGGGAAGGCGACCGCGACCCGTTTGTCAGGTTCGTCAAAGAGGGATTGGTCCGGGCATATGTCGAACTGGATACGAAAGATATCACCTTATGGTTTGCCAGCGACAGCGAAATGATCAATTTCGTTTACCGCGACATCTCGGTCTATAACGTGGAGATGGTGGAGGATACCGTCCTGTTCCGCATCCCTGCCACGAAACTGGACAAACTTTTCGAACAGTCGCACGATATCGCTATCTGGGGATTGAAGCTGCTCGACTATTACCTGCGGGAATATGAGAACTATTTTATCAACGACAGTTGGAGTGATGCCCGCGAACAATACGAGAGTCTGATGCACTCGCGCCCGGATCTGTTCCAGCGAGTGCCGTTGAAACATATCGCTTCCTACCTGCAGATCACGCCGCAATCGTTGAGCCGTATCCGTTCCTCTTCTAAATAA
- a CDS encoding SGNH/GDSL hydrolase family protein, which yields MKRLLSIFILCMVCLSAGAEWKWQNPMEASFPVIQNQGWPDEIGQTYVRLPDRAKAEVREPVWNLSRNSAGLAIHFYCNSPQITVRYQVSGGYAMPHMQSTGVSGLDLYSIDSEGKWSFCFGNYSFGDTIRYSYTNLGQDKFHNRGFEYRLYLPLYNSIKWMEIGTPEGTELTFIPQSPEKPVVLYGTSIAQGACSSRPGMAWANILQRSLDYPLINLGFSGNGQLEKAVLNYIVEQDARLYILDCLPNLTQKTNEEVTALVIAAVKQIREKRNAPILLVEHAGYSNAPSNRGQYELYTRLNAASRKGYEALLQAGVKDLYYLTHEELNFPPDAWVDYVHPSDLGATYQATAVEKKVRDILRLPVGDRPTTQPVTQRREPNNYEWQTRHRDILKHIEQNPPKAVILGNSITHFWGGEPAGPRSNGAKSWKKIMEPAGFQNLGYGYDRIENVLWRIYHGELDGYEADKVVLMIGTNNMGISPDKDIVEGLRFLITAIRNRQPKATVKVIGILPRREHEDWVKNINLQIRTMANEENCLFSDAGTTLLLPTGKIDESLFNDGLHPNEKGYQLIAKTIAED from the coding sequence ATGAAAAGACTGTTGAGTATCTTTATTCTATGTATGGTATGCCTCTCTGCCGGGGCAGAATGGAAATGGCAGAATCCGATGGAGGCAAGTTTCCCCGTAATTCAGAACCAAGGCTGGCCTGATGAGATCGGACAGACCTATGTACGCCTGCCCGACCGGGCAAAGGCGGAAGTCAGGGAACCGGTTTGGAACCTCTCCCGCAACTCTGCCGGACTGGCTATTCATTTTTATTGCAACTCCCCCCAAATAACCGTACGTTACCAGGTAAGCGGTGGGTATGCTATGCCGCACATGCAATCGACCGGCGTATCGGGGCTCGACCTGTACAGCATCGACAGCGAGGGCAAGTGGAGTTTCTGTTTCGGTAACTACTCATTCGGAGATACGATCCGATACAGCTATACAAACCTGGGACAAGACAAGTTCCATAACCGCGGGTTTGAATACAGGCTCTACTTACCTTTATATAATAGTATCAAATGGATGGAGATCGGCACACCGGAAGGAACCGAACTGACTTTCATTCCCCAATCGCCGGAGAAGCCGGTCGTTCTTTACGGTACTTCCATCGCACAGGGCGCTTGCTCCTCACGCCCCGGCATGGCGTGGGCAAACATCCTGCAACGTTCGCTGGACTATCCGTTGATCAATCTGGGATTTTCAGGCAACGGGCAACTCGAAAAAGCAGTCCTAAACTACATCGTTGAGCAGGATGCCCGCCTCTACATCCTGGATTGCCTGCCCAACCTCACACAAAAAACCAATGAAGAAGTAACCGCCCTGGTAATTGCCGCCGTCAAACAAATCCGAGAAAAACGAAACGCTCCCATCCTCCTGGTAGAACATGCCGGATACAGCAACGCTCCCAGCAATCGAGGACAATACGAATTATATACCCGCCTGAACGCCGCTTCGCGCAAAGGATACGAAGCCTTGTTGCAAGCAGGTGTCAAAGACCTGTATTACCTGACACATGAAGAGCTGAACTTTCCGCCCGATGCCTGGGTAGACTATGTACACCCTTCCGACCTCGGAGCCACCTACCAGGCCACAGCCGTTGAAAAGAAAGTACGCGACATCCTCCGGCTGCCGGTAGGCGACCGCCCGACGACTCAGCCTGTTACCCAACGTCGCGAACCGAACAATTACGAATGGCAGACCCGCCACCGCGACATCCTGAAGCATATCGAGCAAAACCCACCCAAAGCCGTCATCCTCGGCAACTCGATCACTCATTTCTGGGGAGGAGAACCGGCAGGACCGAGAAGCAACGGTGCGAAAAGCTGGAAGAAGATCATGGAACCGGCCGGATTCCAGAATCTGGGATACGGTTACGACCGTATAGAGAACGTACTTTGGCGTATCTACCACGGTGAGCTGGATGGATATGAAGCGGATAAGGTTGTCCTGATGATCGGAACGAACAATATGGGAATCAGCCCGGACAAAGATATTGTAGAAGGTCTGCGTTTCCTCATCACAGCTATCCGTAACCGCCAACCGAAAGCGACGGTTAAAGTGATCGGTATCCTTCCCCGCCGGGAACACGAGGATTGGGTGAAAAACATCAACCTGCAAATCCGCACAATGGCAAACGAGGAAAACTGCCTGTTCAGCGATGCCGGAACAACCTTGCTCCTGCCCACCGGCAAGATCGACGAATCGCTTTTCAACGACGGCCTGCATCCGAACGAAAAAGGGTATCAGTTAATAGCTAAAACAATAGCCGAGGATTAA
- a CDS encoding glycoside hydrolase family 2 protein, translating into MNKKTLVTIIFFLQIMICWNLNAAPVRQQINLNRGWLFTLGDMEGAQQPSFSDQGWEQVNLPHSFSLPYFMWKSVYNGYGWYRKTIEMPAEWKGKQISVEFEGIFIQSEVFLNGQRVGEHTGGYTGFCYDLTPFLKPGKNILAVRVNNLWKPDVAPRAGDHQFSGGIYRDVYLHITDPLHVAWCGTFITTPEVSKSSASFKAETEIRNDHARPQQFTIRTEIVSPKGKIVSKAETKETLEAGSSRIFTQYPANIADPALWHPDSPNLYKAVTTIQQGNKVTDRKETVFGIRWFEWTADKGFFLNGEHFYLLGANVHQDHAGWGDAVTNAGFRRDIQMMKDCGFNTIRGSHYPHDPSFAQACDEIGILFFPENAFWGMGGGSGDRDGWGTPSSGCYPPNPEDQDRFDRSVLSQLKELIRINRNSPSITAWSMSNEPFFTDASTNERMKQLLNRATDSTHVWDPTRLVAIGGSQRKGVDKLGKNQIAFYNGDGAGFLNPGVPSMVSEYGSVTTHRPGAFEPGWADLKDGFNRPEWRGGQVIWCGFDHGTVGGTGLAIMGLVDYFRIPKRSWYWYREAYAKGNRNPVEPQWPESGIPAKIGLSADKTTIAAPDGTDDVHILITLLDASGKPVSNEIPVKLSILSGPGEFPTGSSIQFMPPSEEEASDITIRDGKAAIEFRSYYAGTTVIEASAEGLPVSTLTIRTLGQPTWESAGRPKVADRPYKRYIAPKKEEPVNELLLAVNRPSFVSSTAELSSRTLSNDDDDQTAWFADPSDKAAWWKLDLEASYDLNAIELVFPTADMHRYVIEVSSDNQSWITVSDQRTSNKKEKKQRIDGDLGKNIRFVRINFVSGNAGLAEVKVGGKPTNF; encoded by the coding sequence ATGAATAAAAAAACTCTCGTAACGATTATTTTCTTCTTGCAGATTATGATCTGCTGGAATCTGAATGCCGCCCCTGTTCGTCAGCAAATCAATTTGAACCGTGGCTGGCTTTTTACTTTAGGTGACATGGAAGGAGCACAACAACCCTCCTTTTCCGATCAAGGTTGGGAACAAGTAAATCTTCCTCACTCATTTTCTCTGCCTTACTTCATGTGGAAGAGCGTATACAATGGGTATGGTTGGTACCGGAAGACGATTGAAATGCCGGCAGAATGGAAGGGTAAACAAATATCGGTTGAATTTGAAGGCATATTTATTCAAAGCGAAGTTTTCCTGAACGGGCAGCGGGTAGGAGAGCATACCGGAGGATATACCGGTTTCTGTTATGATCTGACTCCTTTCCTGAAACCCGGAAAAAACATTTTAGCGGTCCGTGTCAATAATCTTTGGAAGCCGGATGTAGCACCGCGTGCCGGTGATCATCAGTTTAGCGGAGGTATCTACCGCGATGTGTATTTACATATTACAGATCCTTTACATGTCGCCTGGTGCGGAACGTTTATCACAACACCGGAAGTGTCGAAATCGTCTGCCTCTTTCAAGGCAGAGACAGAAATAAGAAATGACCATGCCCGTCCGCAACAGTTTACGATCCGGACAGAGATCGTTTCACCCAAGGGTAAAATTGTCTCAAAAGCAGAAACAAAAGAAACGCTTGAAGCCGGCAGTTCCCGAATATTCACTCAGTATCCGGCAAATATCGCCGACCCGGCTCTTTGGCATCCGGATAGTCCGAACCTTTATAAAGCAGTGACAACGATTCAGCAGGGGAATAAAGTGACCGACCGGAAAGAAACCGTTTTCGGTATCCGTTGGTTCGAATGGACAGCAGACAAAGGATTCTTCCTTAACGGCGAACATTTTTACCTGTTGGGGGCAAATGTCCATCAGGATCATGCCGGTTGGGGAGATGCCGTAACAAATGCCGGTTTCCGCCGGGATATACAGATGATGAAGGATTGTGGTTTCAATACGATCCGCGGATCACATTATCCGCACGACCCTTCGTTTGCACAGGCTTGTGATGAGATCGGCATACTGTTCTTCCCGGAGAATGCTTTTTGGGGTATGGGAGGCGGTTCGGGCGATCGTGACGGTTGGGGGACTCCTTCGTCCGGTTGTTATCCTCCGAATCCGGAAGACCAGGATCGTTTTGACCGGAGTGTGTTATCCCAGTTGAAAGAGCTGATCCGAATCAACCGGAACAGTCCTTCTATTACGGCATGGAGTATGAGTAATGAACCTTTCTTTACGGATGCTTCCACCAATGAACGGATGAAGCAATTGCTGAACAGGGCAACCGACAGTACGCATGTATGGGATCCGACGCGCCTGGTCGCTATCGGCGGTAGCCAGCGTAAAGGCGTAGATAAACTAGGGAAGAATCAGATAGCTTTTTATAATGGCGACGGGGCGGGTTTCCTGAATCCCGGTGTGCCTAGTATGGTTTCTGAATATGGAAGTGTAACGACACATCGTCCGGGTGCGTTCGAACCGGGATGGGCAGACCTGAAAGATGGCTTTAACCGTCCGGAATGGCGTGGAGGACAAGTGATCTGGTGTGGCTTCGATCACGGGACAGTCGGTGGAACCGGCTTGGCTATTATGGGATTAGTGGATTATTTCCGTATCCCGAAGCGTTCCTGGTACTGGTACCGGGAGGCTTATGCCAAAGGAAACAGGAATCCGGTTGAACCGCAATGGCCTGAATCGGGTATTCCTGCAAAGATCGGTTTGTCTGCGGATAAGACAACGATCGCTGCTCCCGACGGGACAGATGATGTTCATATCCTGATCACTTTGCTGGATGCAAGCGGCAAACCGGTTAGTAATGAGATCCCTGTTAAGCTATCTATCCTGTCCGGCCCCGGTGAATTTCCAACAGGTTCGTCCATCCAGTTTATGCCTCCTTCAGAAGAGGAAGCCTCCGATATTACGATCCGTGACGGAAAGGCAGCAATCGAGTTCCGTAGTTACTATGCCGGAACTACCGTGATCGAAGCGTCTGCTGAAGGGCTACCGGTGTCTACCCTCACTATCCGGACATTAGGACAGCCAACCTGGGAGTCGGCCGGTCGTCCGAAAGTGGCGGACCGTCCTTATAAACGCTATATTGCCCCGAAGAAAGAAGAGCCTGTAAATGAATTGTTATTGGCGGTTAATCGCCCTTCTTTTGTCAGTTCGACAGCGGAACTTTCTTCCCGTACTTTATCGAATGACGATGACGATCAGACCGCCTGGTTTGCCGATCCCTCAGATAAGGCTGCCTGGTGGAAGCTCGATCTGGAAGCCTCCTATGATCTGAATGCGATCGAACTGGTCTTCCCGACAGCCGATATGCATCGATACGTTATTGAAGTATCTTCCGATAACCAATCATGGATAACCGTATCCGACCAGCGCACCAGCAATAAGAAAGAAAAGAAGCAGCGTATAGATGGTGACCTCGGAAAGAATATTCGCTTTGTCCGTATCAACTTTGTTTCCGGGAATGCCGGATTAGCCGAGGTCAAGGTAGGAGGGAAGCCAACGAATTTCTAG
- a CDS encoding MATE family efflux transporter, translated as MSKEKALFRQERERLLLTGEIPRLFTKYALPGVAGLLFLGIQSVIDGIVLGRFVGANALASVNLILPCYSLISAFAIVMGIGGQTIVSISLGKGDKQEADNALRSVFLFLIAMSLAVSLLIYLFAGEIASFLGANAVLQGDAVGYIRALVPFFPFLCTMFFGDYIIKAMGHPLYATSVMGTTVILNIILDLVFVAVLGWGMMGAGLATGIAFTIGACLNVPRLFSRHEVVAVQRGRYNWWLVWNAFYNGSSEGMSELSVAITVFLFNITMMKYLGESGVAAFTAINYILFIGTTIFLGISDGIIPIIGYNYGAKKQERIKSILGLAVRVNSAIGIGLFLVLLLFGEQIIGLFFNDHSNEAFAIASRGVSIYCFAFLLCGLNILASSYFTAIGNAKISIIISALRGLIFVGIGILVLPAVFGIDAIWYDIPIAEICTLSVSYWLVRRSLKR; from the coding sequence ATGAGTAAGGAAAAAGCTCTCTTCCGCCAGGAAAGAGAGAGGTTATTGTTGACAGGTGAGATTCCCCGGTTATTTACAAAGTATGCACTTCCCGGCGTGGCGGGACTATTATTTCTGGGTATCCAGTCCGTGATCGACGGGATTGTGCTCGGACGGTTTGTGGGCGCTAATGCGCTGGCTAGTGTGAATCTGATCTTACCGTGTTATAGTTTGATCTCGGCGTTTGCCATCGTGATGGGCATCGGGGGACAGACGATTGTCAGTATCAGTCTGGGAAAAGGTGATAAGCAGGAAGCGGACAACGCGTTGCGTTCGGTATTCCTGTTCCTGATTGCCATGTCTTTGGCGGTGAGCCTGTTGATTTATTTATTTGCGGGAGAGATCGCTTCTTTCCTGGGGGCGAATGCAGTGTTGCAGGGGGATGCCGTAGGATATATCCGGGCATTGGTCCCTTTCTTCCCGTTTTTGTGTACGATGTTCTTCGGCGACTATATCATTAAGGCGATGGGGCATCCCTTGTATGCGACTTCGGTCATGGGGACGACCGTGATCCTGAATATTATTCTCGACCTCGTGTTCGTTGCCGTATTGGGTTGGGGCATGATGGGAGCCGGACTGGCGACCGGTATTGCCTTTACGATCGGTGCTTGCCTGAATGTGCCCCGGTTGTTTTCGCGTCACGAAGTCGTTGCCGTCCAACGTGGACGCTACAATTGGTGGCTGGTATGGAATGCTTTCTATAACGGGTCCTCGGAGGGTATGTCTGAACTGTCGGTAGCAATTACCGTTTTCCTCTTCAATATCACGATGATGAAGTATCTGGGTGAAAGTGGGGTGGCGGCGTTTACGGCAATCAATTATATCCTGTTTATCGGAACCACCATATTCCTGGGGATATCGGATGGTATCATACCTATTATAGGATATAACTACGGGGCGAAGAAGCAGGAACGTATCAAGTCGATCCTGGGACTTGCCGTGCGGGTTAATTCCGCGATCGGGATCGGTTTGTTCCTGGTATTGTTATTGTTCGGCGAACAGATTATCGGATTGTTTTTCAACGATCACAGCAACGAGGCCTTTGCTATTGCGTCGCGAGGTGTCTCGATCTATTGTTTTGCCTTTTTGTTGTGTGGTCTGAATATCCTGGCATCCAGCTATTTTACGGCTATCGGGAATGCGAAGATTTCGATCATTATATCAGCTTTGAGAGGACTCATATTCGTAGGAATCGGCATACTTGTCCTCCCCGCTGTATTCGGTATTGACGCCATCTGGTATGATATACCGATCGCTGAGATTTGCACGTTGTCAGTCTCTTACTGGCTGGTGCGCAGGTCGTTAAAGAGATAA
- a CDS encoding CinA family protein: MNSISEQLGKLLRTKKLSMGTAESCTGGRIANMITLVAGSSDYFVGGVVSYSNEVKQHVLGVSEESLRQHGAVSREVVEQMAQGAIRTLGCDCAVATSGVAGPGGGTPEKPVGTVWIAAALKGEIVSHCFHFGTVRAENIQAAADAALTLLLDLLQKQYG, translated from the coding sequence ATGAATTCAATAAGCGAACAATTAGGCAAACTTCTTCGAACGAAGAAGTTGTCGATGGGGACGGCGGAAAGCTGCACGGGTGGCCGGATAGCCAATATGATCACGCTGGTGGCAGGTAGCTCCGATTATTTTGTCGGGGGAGTTGTCTCTTACAGCAACGAAGTGAAACAGCATGTATTGGGTGTTTCGGAAGAAAGTCTTCGCCAGCATGGGGCCGTCAGCCGCGAAGTGGTGGAACAGATGGCGCAGGGAGCGATCCGTACCCTCGGATGCGACTGTGCTGTAGCGACTTCCGGTGTTGCAGGACCCGGCGGAGGAACCCCGGAAAAACCGGTCGGCACGGTTTGGATCGCCGCAGCCCTGAAAGGTGAAATCGTCTCACATTGTTTTCATTTCGGAACGGTCAGGGCGGAAAATATACAGGCGGCGGCGGATGCTGCGTTGACCCTGTTATTGGACTTGTTACAAAAACAGTATGGATAA
- the tsaD gene encoding tRNA (adenosine(37)-N6)-threonylcarbamoyltransferase complex transferase subunit TsaD has translation MSVTILGIESSCDDTSSSVIRDGVMLSNVIASQAVHEAYGGVVPELASRAHQQNIIPVVAEAIKRAGIDKSELSAVAFTRGPGLMGSLLVGTSFAKGFAASLDIPMIEINHLQAHVLAHFIKETPEDDHAPSFPFLCLLVSGGNSQIIKVNTYNDMEVIGQTIDDAAGEAFDKCAKVMGLGYPGGPVVNRLANEGNPKAFTFSKPHIPGYDYSFSGLKTSFLYTLRDKLQEDPDFIEKNKRDLCASLQSTVIDILMGKLRKAAKDLNIKEVAVAGGVSANSGLRDAFLDHAKRYGWKVHIPKFAFTTDNAAMVAITGYYKFLDKDFCPMDAVPFSRVVI, from the coding sequence ATGAGTGTAACAATATTGGGGATAGAATCATCCTGTGATGATACTTCCTCTTCCGTAATACGCGACGGCGTGATGCTGTCGAATGTGATAGCCAGTCAGGCGGTTCACGAAGCATATGGTGGCGTGGTTCCCGAGCTGGCTTCACGCGCACACCAGCAGAATATCATCCCGGTGGTGGCAGAGGCTATCAAGCGTGCAGGTATCGATAAGTCGGAACTGAGCGCCGTTGCGTTCACGCGCGGGCCGGGGTTGATGGGATCTCTGCTGGTCGGAACCTCCTTTGCCAAAGGGTTTGCGGCTTCTTTGGACATCCCGATGATCGAGATCAACCATTTGCAGGCGCATGTACTGGCTCACTTTATCAAGGAAACGCCGGAAGACGATCATGCTCCCTCGTTCCCGTTCCTGTGTTTGCTGGTGTCGGGCGGTAACTCGCAGATCATCAAAGTAAATACTTATAACGACATGGAGGTGATAGGGCAGACGATAGACGACGCAGCGGGCGAAGCCTTCGATAAATGTGCGAAGGTGATGGGGCTGGGTTATCCGGGTGGTCCGGTGGTGAACCGCTTGGCCAACGAAGGAAATCCGAAAGCCTTTACTTTCAGCAAACCGCATATTCCGGGATACGATTATAGCTTCAGCGGGCTGAAGACTTCTTTCCTCTACACCTTGAGGGATAAGCTACAGGAAGATCCGGACTTCATCGAAAAGAATAAACGTGACCTTTGTGCCTCTCTTCAGTCGACAGTGATCGATATCCTGATGGGTAAGTTGCGCAAGGCAGCGAAAGACCTGAATATAAAAGAGGTGGCGGTGGCCGGCGGTGTTTCGGCAAACTCCGGTTTGCGTGATGCCTTCCTCGACCATGCGAAGCGGTATGGTTGGAAAGTGCATATCCCGAAGTTCGCGTTTACTACAGACAACGCGGCGATGGTTGCCATCACTGGTTATTATAAATTCCTCGATAAGGATTTTTGTCCGATGGACGCTGTTCCGTTCTCACGGGTGGTTATTTAA
- a CDS encoding BRO-N domain-containing protein, translating to MTQQNAIKIFEEKKVRTVWDSETEEWYFSIVDVIAVLTDSDNPRRYWSDLKRKLSKEGSQLYAKIVQLKMPSGDGKYYKTDVATTEQLFRLIQSVPSPKAEPFKLWMAQVAKERLDQMQDPELSIEQAMTDYKRLGYSDNWINQRLKSIEIRKDLTDEWKRHGLEEGVQFATLTDIIYKTWAGKTAKEYKQFKNLKKENLRDNMTNKELVLNMLAELSTKEISEAIGPDSFDEHSEVARQGATVARNARLELEEKTGQPVVTPLNAKNIQSLQQDKKENEKTEEE from the coding sequence ATGACACAGCAAAATGCAATCAAAATCTTTGAAGAAAAAAAAGTACGCACCGTATGGGATAGCGAAACGGAAGAATGGTATTTTTCCATAGTGGATGTAATTGCCGTATTGACGGATAGTGATAACCCACGTCGTTATTGGAGCGACTTGAAACGTAAGTTATCAAAAGAAGGAAGTCAGTTGTACGCTAAAATCGTACAACTGAAAATGCCCTCTGGTGATGGCAAATACTACAAAACCGACGTAGCCACCACCGAGCAACTTTTCCGCCTGATCCAGTCTGTCCCTTCGCCTAAGGCAGAGCCTTTTAAACTCTGGATGGCTCAGGTAGCAAAAGAGCGCCTTGACCAGATGCAAGACCCGGAATTATCCATCGAACAGGCTATGACCGATTACAAACGTTTGGGCTATTCCGACAATTGGATCAACCAACGTCTTAAAAGTATCGAGATACGTAAAGACCTGACTGATGAATGGAAACGTCACGGCCTGGAAGAAGGCGTACAGTTCGCTACTCTTACAGATATTATTTATAAGACATGGGCGGGAAAAACGGCAAAAGAATACAAACAATTCAAGAACCTAAAGAAAGAGAACCTGCGTGATAACATGACTAACAAAGAATTAGTTCTAAACATGCTTGCAGAGCTTTCAACGAAAGAGATCTCGGAAGCCATAGGTCCAGACTCTTTCGATGAGCACTCTGAAGTAGCCCGACAAGGAGCTACAGTAGCACGCAACGCCAGGTTGGAGCTGGAGGAAAAGACAGGACAGCCAGTTGTCACCCCTCTTAATGCCAAAAATATTCAGTCTTTGCAACAAGACAAAAAAGAGAATGAAAAGACTGAAGAAGAGTAG
- a CDS encoding glycoside hydrolase family 97 protein, producing MKAQVLLTFLLLGSMPLLAQKSYQLQSPDRKLHTVVTVGDNVEFSLNHDGTEVLAPSAISMTLQTGEVLGGNSPKVSKVTKGSVDKSIPSPFYKKSEVSDIYNEMTIAFRGDYSIVFRLYNDGMAYRFVTKKKGDMIVKDEEASYNFSTDHKTFAAYVNSTKPTFEEQFSNSFEQPYYNEPITKLNDKRLMILPFLVDLGNGKKVCITEADLESYPGMFLNNTTDKPSLKSVHAPYPKVKQQGGHNQLQMLVKERENYIAKTKGNRSFPWRVFVVSENDKQLADCDMVYRLAAPSRIKDISWIKPGKVAWDWWNDWNISGVDFRAGINNETYKYYIDFAADHDIEYVILDEGWAVNLKADLLQVIPEIDLKEIVSYAKSKNVDIILWAGYYAFDRDMENVVKHYADMGVKGFKVDFMDRDDQEIIDFLYRSAETCARYNMLVDFHGICKPTGLQRTYPNVINYEGVNGLEQMKWSPESYDMVTYDVTFPFIRMLAGPVDYTQGAMRNAIRQNYRPVNSEPMSQGTRCRQLATYVIFESPLNMLCDNPTNYMREKECTEFIAAIPTVWEATQVLDAKVSEYIAIARKQGDNWYVGALTNWEPRELELDLSFLGDGDYKLELFKDGINADRAACDYKKEIIPVPADRKLKIKMAPGGGYAAKICK from the coding sequence ATGAAAGCACAAGTATTGCTTACTTTCCTGTTGTTGGGAAGCATGCCTTTATTGGCTCAGAAAAGTTATCAGTTGCAGTCGCCCGACAGGAAACTGCACACTGTTGTGACGGTTGGAGATAATGTAGAGTTCTCGTTGAACCATGACGGGACGGAGGTGCTGGCTCCTTCTGCCATATCTATGACCTTACAGACCGGCGAAGTGTTGGGAGGTAACAGCCCTAAAGTTTCGAAAGTGACGAAAGGTTCCGTCGATAAGTCGATCCCGTCGCCGTTTTATAAGAAATCGGAAGTAAGCGATATATATAATGAGATGACGATCGCTTTCCGTGGCGATTACAGTATCGTGTTCCGCCTGTATAACGACGGTATGGCCTATCGTTTCGTGACGAAGAAAAAAGGAGATATGATCGTGAAAGATGAAGAAGCATCCTATAACTTCTCTACCGACCATAAGACCTTCGCCGCTTATGTGAACAGCACCAAGCCGACTTTCGAAGAACAGTTCTCCAATTCATTCGAGCAACCTTATTATAATGAACCGATCACCAAGCTGAACGACAAGCGCCTGATGATCCTGCCGTTTCTGGTCGATCTCGGAAATGGAAAGAAGGTTTGTATCACAGAGGCCGACCTCGAAAGCTATCCGGGTATGTTCCTGAATAACACGACAGACAAGCCTTCCCTGAAATCAGTCCATGCCCCGTATCCGAAGGTGAAACAGCAAGGCGGACATAACCAATTGCAGATGCTGGTTAAGGAACGCGAGAATTATATAGCGAAGACAAAAGGAAACCGTTCTTTCCCCTGGCGTGTATTCGTTGTTTCGGAAAACGACAAGCAGTTGGCCGATTGCGATATGGTATATCGCCTGGCGGCTCCCTCTCGTATAAAGGATATCTCCTGGATCAAACCGGGTAAGGTAGCTTGGGATTGGTGGAACGACTGGAATATTTCCGGAGTCGATTTCCGTGCCGGTATCAATAACGAAACGTATAAATATTATATCGATTTTGCGGCCGACCATGACATCGAATATGTGATCCTCGATGAAGGATGGGCTGTAAACCTGAAAGCAGATTTATTGCAGGTGATCCCGGAAATCGACTTGAAGGAGATTGTATCGTATGCAAAATCGAAGAATGTGGATATTATCCTGTGGGCCGGTTACTATGCCTTCGACCGGGATATGGAAAATGTGGTGAAACATTATGCCGATATGGGAGTGAAAGGTTTCAAGGTAGACTTTATGGATCGCGATGATCAGGAAATAATTGACTTCTTGTATCGTTCGGCGGAGACTTGTGCCCGTTATAATATGTTGGTCGACTTCCACGGGATCTGTAAACCGACCGGGTTGCAGCGCACCTATCCGAACGTGATCAATTATGAGGGTGTGAACGGACTGGAGCAAATGAAGTGGTCGCCCGAATCGTACGATATGGTTACTTACGATGTGACTTTCCCGTTCATCCGTATGCTGGCCGGTCCGGTCGATTATACCCAGGGGGCTATGCGCAATGCGATCCGTCAGAACTACCGTCCGGTCAATTCTGAACCGATGAGCCAGGGAACACGTTGCCGCCAGTTGGCTACTTATGTGATCTTCGAATCGCCTCTGAATATGTTGTGCGACAATCCGACGAATTATATGCGTGAAAAGGAATGTACGGAATTTATAGCAGCTATCCCCACCGTATGGGAAGCAACCCAGGTGCTCGATGCAAAAGTATCCGAATATATAGCAATAGCTCGCAAACAGGGCGACAACTGGTACGTAGGTGCCCTCACCAACTGGGAACCGCGTGAGCTGGAGCTGGATCTTTCTTTCCTGGGTGACGGCGATTACAAACTGGAACTTTTCAAGGATGGTATCAATGCCGATCGTGCTGCCTGCGATTATAAAAAAGAAATCATCCCCGTCCCGGCTGATCGTAAGTTGAAGATCAAGATGGCTCCGGGAGGAGGGTATGCGGCCAAAATCTGTAAATAA